A region of Thermovibrio ammonificans HB-1 DNA encodes the following proteins:
- a CDS encoding MlaE family ABC transporter permease: MVKLLEAVGRWVIAFLEFWGRWFLLSAKAVTLAFKPPLRLKRFIYYLATIGSDSIPVIAVTSLFTGGVIALETYNAFHRFNAEFMIGAVVAISMARELSPVLSALLVTARSGSAMAAEIGTMRVTEQIDALEMMAVNPIKFLITPRIYATTISLVFLTVIADIIGYIGGYLVSVHIFGVNKTLYLRYTQNFAHMEDVFHGLIKAAVFGFLLSTISCLYGYYTRGGAKGVGESTTKAVVSSSIAILIFDYLITYLLRLFNL, encoded by the coding sequence GTGGTTAAACTCCTCGAGGCCGTAGGAAGGTGGGTAATCGCCTTCTTGGAGTTCTGGGGAAGGTGGTTCCTGCTCTCTGCAAAGGCCGTAACCCTTGCATTTAAGCCGCCGCTGAGGCTCAAGAGGTTTATCTACTACCTTGCAACCATAGGCTCAGACTCCATACCGGTGATAGCGGTAACGAGCCTGTTCACAGGCGGCGTTATCGCCCTTGAGACCTACAACGCCTTCCACAGGTTCAACGCAGAGTTCATGATAGGCGCGGTTGTGGCAATCTCGATGGCCAGGGAGCTCTCTCCGGTTCTCTCAGCGCTGCTCGTAACCGCCCGCTCGGGCTCTGCTATGGCAGCCGAGATAGGAACCATGAGGGTTACAGAGCAGATAGACGCCCTGGAGATGATGGCCGTAAACCCCATTAAGTTCCTCATAACCCCAAGGATATACGCCACAACCATTTCTCTGGTGTTCCTTACCGTTATAGCCGACATAATAGGCTACATAGGGGGATACCTGGTAAGCGTCCACATCTTCGGCGTTAACAAGACCCTCTACCTGAGGTACACCCAGAACTTCGCCCATATGGAAGACGTGTTTCACGGCCTCATAAAGGCCGCCGTTTTCGGCTTTCTCCTCTCCACTATAAGCTGCCTCTACGGATACTACACGAGAGGAGGAGCAAAAGGGGTCGGAGAGTCCACTACAAAGGCGGTTGTCTCTTCCTCGATAGCGATTCTCATATTCGACTACCTGATAACCTACCTGCTGAGGCTCTTTAACCTATGA